The window CTCATAAATTACATTCCCATCCCTTTCACAGACTTCACGATGTCCTATATCAGAGAACTCTATTTCTGGTTTGTTCCTTTTCCAGGTATCACACCCAGGTGGTCTAATATTTTGACAGTATTTTCATTGGATGTTTGGTTATGTATAATCTCCTCAATAATCTTGATATCTGCAGTGTGGATGATCAGCTCTCTTCTAATCGGAAAAAGATTCATTCCTCAGCTTTTGAGAATTGTCGGATTTATTGTAAGCCTCTTTTTAGAACAGAGCCGGAAAGTAAATCCTCCCAAATggataaatgaatatttgctgtTTAAATCACTCTTTCTGGCGTTTTTCATAAACACATTCTTCAAGAGCAGATTGACGTACCTCCTGAATGGTTTGAATTACGAAAAACCTATCGCCTCTTTTGAAGAAGCTGTGGGACTTGGATTGTCAATTGGCAGCATCAAAGACTACGTGCAAATGTTCAATACTTCTAAAGAGATGTCGAGATATCTAGAAGATAAATTGATATATTGCGACTTTGACAGTTTAGAATGCGCCAATAGAACCGCTTTCAACATGGATATGATTTCAATGCAATCTGCCACAAAGATAGTGGATGCCAAGCctatatttttcgatgaaaaggcTGGTCATTGGTTAATCAAACCCTTGGGTCCCCCAGTGCACATAAAACCTATCGTTGCCTCCTTTCCATTGGGATTTCCTATGTTCCAACTCTACAACAAATACCTTTATCGTTTGGTTGAAAGCGGCATTGTCGATAAAATATCCAGACGATATTATGACGAAAAGACTCTTAAAACTACAGATCCTTCGTTGGCTGCTACAGACAGTTTAAATTTAGACCATATGGTAGCGCCTGGTGTTATATGGATAGCAGGAGTATTACTCAGTATATTGTTGTTTGTTTTTGAAAAGAACGAATTACTTGATATagtttataaaaaaaacataaaaacacattgagtagttttaaaatataacatttttagTTATTGCTTTTGTATTAGTAGGCCATATGTTTCTCATGATATATCAATGATTAAAGAATCAAATTGTATTTCTCTATGTTTCTGTCAATAAGAAGATAACCTTACTATTCGTTTCATCTGTAAAATGATTAATTCTAACAATTAACAATAATGAAACACAAACTTAAAGAAACATGAAAAAACTCTTTTGGAAATTTGCAACTTCAACGGGACTTGTTATACAATATGGTTGTGTGGTACactgtttttttcaatatgtagGGGAAATGGTTCTTGTCAGTAATTTCTTTTCATCCTTTAATATTGTagtaaagtatttttttttagtgttCAGGACCGTCTATGGAACCTACAATTTTTACTGATGACATAATCATTACAGAACACATAACTCCTAGGCTTCGACAAATACAAAAAGGTGACATTGTTATTGCCAAATGTCCTCATAATCCTCAACAAAATATCTGTAAAAGAGTTAAAGGACTTCCTGGGGACAAGGTTCATACGAAATATGGAATGACAGAAATTGTTCCAGTAGGTCACATTTGGTTAGAAGGAGATAACTCCTCAAATTCAACAGATTCTAGAAATTATGGTGCAGTTCCACAAGGATTGATTAAAAGTAGAGTCTTGTTAAGGATTTAtcctttttcaaatgttaaacCTTTCTGATCAAATCAATTTAGTTATATTGAGTAATAACTTAACAtaatcaagattttcaaaaatttgaaaaatccaaTAAAATTTACACTGTACAATTTGCATCTATTTGTAATTTAGGTTAACTGAAAATCATGTCTTCATCATTTTCCTCCTTTTTTCGTTCTCTTCACTAGCAGCTATATAAAATGAGTCCTTCTCATTATTAGTTAGGTTTTTCCATATTCTGCTAAGCCTCAGAGATATTTCCTTGATACTTTCGTCtgaaatgaagaatatgaatgaaataacaatacATATACATTATATCAAGGTGAGAAGATTCTAGGTTTTTCATCTGTGGTCTTTTAAGCATTTCGCCTGATGTTTGTGGTAATGTGGTTGTAGGCAAAAAGTCAAGGCAAATGTCTAAAAATCTAAATCTTTCAATACCCTAAAATATATGCATTTTAATGTACTGAAGGTTTTCGGAATACttgtgaaaatgaaatttttaatttaaacatCAATACTATAAACGTTCTCTCTGGTTGTGGTGAGAGTtgtaatataattaatatacagggtggtcatttgaaaacgaaacagacgaaataaagtttttcgatagaaatgctcggacaggtcgatttctgtttcgagggggacaacttaagatgtaggttacggacgcatagcgcttcaacccttgctactacaaccctcacccccaaatttcgaatagggaagatggggtgagtgatacctcatttgaaaggtatttttatactgatttcagcacagtaattgttttttcattttatgcattagttctcgaaatattcttaactaagtatttgaaaatgaagtggtgttttcatggcacttgtagtgttttgtgaaaaatcgacattttgagcttcgaaacaaccatgactgtggcttccttcctaactaactaacgcatgaatatttcgagaactaatgcataaaatgaaaaaataattactgtgctgaaatcagtatgaaaatacctttaaattgaggtatcactcaccccatcttccctattcaaaaattgggggtgggggttgtagcagcaagggttgaagcgctatgcgtccgtaacctacatcttaagttgtccccctcgaaacagaaatcgacctgtccgagcatttctatcgaaaaactttatttcgtctgtaatctcgtctgtttcgttttcaaatggccaccctgtatatgaaaagTCTTGAATTTAACTACACTGATACTTGATCATTAAAAATTATAGTTAAACCCTCTACAGAGAGCAATGAATTCAAGACACTCACCTGGATAGTCTGATGATACTTTTGGCCTATGTTTTTCTGCAAATAGCATGAATGCACTTGTCAGTTTCAATGACTGTGGCTTCGTTTCTGTCGCAAGCATGGGACTTTCATCGCTTAATTTCCTTTTATGACTTGTTGTATTAGTTACCGtctgaaaaaatgcaaaaattgGAAGTGATTAGctatcaacaaaattgcaaCTTATCTTTTAATCaatttaggtattgaagtctactTTTTACCTACCTGTGAATCAATCTTTGGATGATTAGGTAGTCCTGTTCCCTCCTAAAAATAACATAacaataacatttttgaaatttgctaAGAGCTTAGCATAAAACTCACCTTAGGTGTAGCATTAAGATCTTCCTTCAATAATGGAACCTAGAAAACAAAGTTTAATAGTAAAAAGCATTGTTGAGAAATATATGCACTTGACAAGGGCGTAGCCAGAGGGGGGTCAGGGGGTTCAAATCAACCCCCcactatttattttataatctgaatcttgaaacctcccgcaaaacTGAAACCTGACTACGCCTGTGGCACTTGATATCAGAACATTATATTTCATATATATATTGAACTTACAAGAGCAGGCAAAACTTGGATTTTTGGATGAgcctgaaaaaatataataatatatatgccTTGTATTAACTTCatgtaatttattgaaaaattactgtatTCAATCATAAATCACGCACATGAGTCTTAGGCAAATTGTGTAAAACCTATAAATACGACTCATTGcaataaatttttatagttCCTTTTCAACAAATAATACACTTACCCGAGGAGATatattttgtgaatttgttGGTTCTGCTACTGCCTGAAAATGTAATAACACTCGTAAAAAATACTACCAATTAAGCAAAGCCATTCACAATCGATTGGAACTTACAAATCAGGGCTGCAATCCCTAATTATAACGTTAACAATTGGTAGCCCTCTCCTCCCCCGGTAATGAgtaactataataataataataatagtgcctTCATTTATaagagaaagaaaaaatagCTCAAGATAAACTTAactcctcaatgaaaaatttaaaaagaccaagaaaaaaaacgatACTAAGAAGCAATCAATAGAACTCATCTTTAACAATTCATCCGTTTCTTCAAAAAGTTTTGTTCAAAATATATTCGCCGCATTAACATTTAAGAATTTAGAATTGAAAAATCTGCAATTTACACAACACATGGAGATCAAAACACTTGGAACAATAGTCACTGTTACTATTGCATTTGAAAAGCTTAAGACCAAATTCCGGCATTTATAACTCATTAGGCAAAACTGTTAGACCAACCTAGATAAAGAAATCCCCTATCAATTAAATCCTTGAACAGAAACGGAATTGCATAAAGAATAACACTGAGGCtattctaaaatttcaaattattaggACTGAGAAAAAGGGAGATACCAATTGTTAACATTACCAATCCACAATAATGGGATAAAAGCCCAAAATCAAAGTTGTTGTCAATCAGATTATATACAAAAGTATAATTATTTCAGTACAATCTATTACTTAACTAACCTGAGGATTTGGAAGATTTATCAGCTTCATTGCattctgttgaaaaaaaaagttaattagAGTTAAAAGAATAGGCATTTgctttataaataaattaagaATATACAGAGTATTAGTGAAAAAGTTCAACAAACCTCAGTTGATTctacttgaaaaaataatgacaattAATGCAACATGGTTCGTATTCCCATATACAGGGTTtaaagtttttcttaaaaactatttatttagagccttcaattttttaaagaaaaaatggtAGGCCACTGAGATATCACAAACTaacaatcatttttgaatttaacATTCAAGAGAATCTGTGGGATACTTATAACTGTGAATTAAACACTTTTTATttcacaagaaatttttttatataacgaAATGGGAAGGACAAGAACAATGCAGAAATTAAAGAAATTGTCAAACAAACTCTGGCTGAAGTGATGAATACTTACATTCATGAAATTGTGAAGAAAGTATTCGAAATGTTAAACAACCATTAaatgaagaatgaaaaaaattcatgaacaactagggaaatatgaGCCAAAAATAGATGAATTACAACAACTGAAAACaagatatttgatattatatatatattacttGGAGTTCCGGAGACAACATGAAGAAGTCGTCAAATTGGGTCAAGATCATAAGTTAGAGATTAACTAGGAGCATATTGAGAAATGTTTTCGAAttcgaagaaaaacacaaaacGAACAACTTTCAATTCTGAtatgttttctaaatgaaacaTTGATGAATCGATTCCTAAGTGAAAGAACATTATTCTTCAATTCTAAGATGAGTTTCAAGTAGGATTTCACAAAAAAGCGGTATGAAACCTATAAATAAGCAGTCAGTTCAGTTATAAAAATGTGTCAATACAAAACAGACAAATTTTGTGGATAAGAGGGTTCGTAAAGTAAAAACTTTGGCAGATTGtgattatctaaaaattgaagcACTTGTGGTATTACCCTACTCATCGATTATCGATTATCCGATTACCTCACGACAACAATTAGTCCTGATAATGGGCTttctttcttattatttttgaattgcttGTTCAATTTGTGTCAAAAAATCTCTCTCGCCTTCTCAATACAAAAAACATCTTAACTTTAATACATTATCGAGAACTGAGAATTGGGTATttaaaaatagacaatttattaaAGATACAAAAAATGTGCGttaagatgttttttttttcgtataaaAACGGAGCACCATAAGAAAAAGGCATGGAATTTTTATCACAAATTTAACGAGGAATATAACAATAACATGCTATAGTAAAACTCAAAGAGAGACTCAACATAAGTCATTAGAACATAATCTATTTTAGtgtcattattttatatttatatttcttaCCATAACctcatttgatttcaatttaggCAGGATAGGTCTTAAAATCGTAGGTGCTTGTTTAtcctgaagaaaataaaaatatgttatGAAGTAATTCAATACAGTATTGAAAGTTTGAAAATGTAGGAAACTTTTCTCACCTTTGGTAGATTTCGGACTtcgataattctttttttttttggtggcaCTGTACTATCTCCAATCTGTttgatacatttttcagttcctTTAGTTTTAACAGCATCACCATTTTTTTGATGAGCTGTCTTCAAAACTGTGTGCGTGTCTCGTGTTACAACATCAACCGAAATTGGACTTTcagaaagttgattttcaggcgggctttgtttttcttggtactctggattttttttaagatcCTCATTTTTCTCCAGAGGTTTCCCAACTTGCTTCTCtggtatttgaaaatttttattcaaaacacCTTGTAGTccctttattttcaaatcgtttcctaatttcaaaatatcttctATTTCTGTTGACTTGAGTTTCATTTCTCCTTTATATATATAATCAACAATACATTGTATAAATTCGAATTGTACATTTGCCAATATTATGATAGGATTTCGATCTTTATGAACCTGAAAAAGttcctgaaaaataaaataaaaatgaacataTGCTACATTCATATATGGAAcgtataaaataacaatatatgaTACATTTTTGTACCTGCTTTCCAGGGGGCTGATATTATCATTCTAATTttaaagtaataataaatattcaaatgtacACTTTTGATTCACATACCTTAAAATATTTGCTGGAAGCAGATAAAATCAATTTATGAGCTTTAATAAATTTTCCTCCACAACTCAGAGTAACATCGCAAAGTTCTTCTCCAGTCAAATGTTCTAAAACATTATTTGTGATGATACTGTTGTGGCTGTTCCATTTCAAACTATATTTTTCCTCGTTAATTgattttttctccattataaaatatagtataaataaaattattaaacttCAATTAGTCCTTTTCTTCCAAttaaatatttcactcaattatgTTTATCGTCTTATAATGTAGATAGTAAAAGACAAATAACAATAACATTAAAATAACAACGGAAAGGATGATCAAGAAGCAAAAAACCTGCGTCCTGCGTGACACTTTTGGCTTAGATTATAATTCTGTGCTTTTATTCTGTAGTTCCCCGTCTGAAGCATAGAATAGTATGCTACTAAGATAAAAACAAAATgtataaaatcatttttttcaatcatctTCATCTGTCTTTCCAGAATTGCGTTCGTAGGCCTGTTCCGAcctaaaaacaataaaaaacataGAGACAATCTGACActgtataatatttattcaggGAAGAGGCTTGCATAGATAAGTAGATAGAGGCTTGTTCCAACTAGTTCTGTGGTACCAACGGTGGTATATTTTTATGTTCTGTGCTGGTAACGGAAGTGACGTCACTTAAACGGTATACATATCACGATATAAAATTTAACTCTATAGCTTTCGTAGATTAACGAAGTAttactactttctatttgttctatactttgatatttgacattgatattcattgtaaaaaaattaaattcaattttttcaataaaacctaatacttttcatcgataaacacgaataaagaacataaaatgataaaaactggtactcgttaatattgaaattctatgcggcgcacgcgcacttctatattttacctgagccctttgTTCTTAGTTAATCATTGAGGTGGAATACAGTACAATCAATGTAAAAAGATTTGCTAGAATTCTTGCTTATACCAATATATAAAGAATAGATAGTAGGTcaaccaaaataattttgacaatttttatcGCCATCTAGTTGTAGTTAAGTCGTACTTCAATAAAATTGGACCGTGAAGTAGAGCCCTCTGAAAAACATTCGGTGTTATTTTCAAGAACTAATATATTTGATTAGTATAGAGAAGATTTCCATCTTATGATATATCTTTTGCTTCGTTATATGAATTTATTAATCTACGCCAGaggtaagatgtctaaaatactgatggattcactgattagattttgtttgagaTATTTTTGGCTACTCGGCTCGGCATCGGTCCCTTTTCCCTTTTCTTCCTCAAGGTGGCGCTCTACAAAAGATTGACCAATCAAcgattattataaatttttcatttgttttatcaaaaGTCGTCGATCTtgttattgttgatttaacctcaaaacacgACATTGGCAGAAAGACGATTTGAGCGCCACAGGAAACAATGCGGAAATAAAGTGAAAAGGTACCAATATCATACCATTAAAATCAATATAGCCACTGTAACGAGAGTTTATTTGAATTCTTGGTGGTCAAGAATGTTGTGGAGAAACAAGAGTGGGTTTTCTCACATTTGTTTAAATACTTCAAATCTGGGAacccatttgttattcaaaattgagcttTTGTGATTGGTGTAAATTAAGACGAGAGTAatatgtctaaaaacatggtgtatgcactcgtcaatttttgaatgcaatgaaattcgaccaaattgagaatattagttttatttcgtcgCGGCGCTggaatgtcatacttgtcatttcgatatttttctgttgattttgattcaaattCGATTGATGTATCAAATCAACAGATGAACTTCTAGGATCAGTTTCCTGTGTGTACACAGATTACAAATACCATAGATGGCACACTCCCCTCCCTAAAGTGAATTATTTGAAACATAGCTCCCCCTGGCGTCTGGTTATCGAACAAACTCGACAAACGCGGGAAGTTTGAAATGAGTGGTTTTCCTATACTTGttctgaatttgaattcaatctGAGAATACAACTTTAGTATGGAACGGATAAGGAACTGGATAAGGGGGCTAATTCAAATGAGAAACAGGATTCGAACTCTTGTAGTTATTTCATATTAAAAGGGATTCTTGGTATCTGAATTAATAGGAACACTTTCACCATTTATTGTTACTTTAGACTTTACTCCTATTTTTTCGGAGAAACTTTGAGCAGTTTCCTGCGTTGGATTGCCTTAGCGGAAATAAGGCTCTACGAACTCTTTGGGTTTAAAATTCATTCATATTAAGCGAATTTAAAATTTCGAGAAGCGTCTGATTCACAATTGAATTTCCAACACGTTTATTTTCATGGCATTTTTCAATCGGTGCAGTCTTTTTCGACCTACAGGCGTTAGAAGGTGGAGGTTGTCAAGTTTCAAGTTGAGTTTATAAAGATCATCTATCTTTGACGGTCAATTGCGGCTGAACGGCTGAACCGATTCCAATGTATGAAACGCCATTATAcgctaaattcaatatttcttggaGAGGAAAAGGACAAAATTTTATTAAGGATGCGTACTTttagagttataagcgaaataCTGGAAAAAATGCGAAAATTTCGCAGTTTTCCCGCTCCCACATCTAAAGCACAACAAAGAGCTCTCTTGAAACAATTTTAGGGGCTAAACTCCTTTTTTTACACTAACTTTCTTGGGCTAAACACTAATTATTACAAAAACTATCAACGCAAAACATTTACTactataaattcaaatatttaaaataacaagaatattgagaatattagcATAGTATAGTTCTTTATACTATACTAtgctaatattctcaaaacgGGCAAAACgaaatctaataataataattaggtTACTAGAGTATAAACATTATTCGCAGAGTCGTTGCAGGTACTTTtcgccggtctcgggaacaaatgtgaaaatctttactcttctcgttgtcggtgcaagtgttgaacatatgttgtagttctagACTggactcaattgaattattcgccctgaaatgccgagttttatgggcattcaggctgttttccattcgaccgttagcaaagcctttctacggatcccttaggggtgtggctttgataatcctaagtttgtacactgaattcttcagttcttggacttaaaatattttcgaaggaatcgatagattccctacagtGTACCCAGTGCATACATCTGGTAGAGATTCAAAGCGTCTGACTTaagttttggtccatggaaagCGTAAGCGTCGAGATAACTTCAGagtaatattttacaaaatgtatATAATGTACGAATGTAATACAGAATGATGATTAGACATTAGACGCGTAGAATTGCTTGATATAGAAAGGTATGCATTCTTATATAaaggatattattattattatgtgtaTTACTATTAGGTAAGGACCAAGATGAATATCAACAAGCTGAAGCttttgaaattaatgttttgaGTTTGGGACTGACTCGCAATGAAGAAGGTACCTACCTACCTAACAAACTTACATCGCTTCCATCgacaaatatttctgaaacctGAAATCAACTTCTAGGTAATAATAAATGTATAGAAATGAGGCATGTGAATTTATTGTGTTTtggaattaatgaataaatacattAAAGCATACAGAGGAACACGAAAAGTATTTACATACTTGTACATTTGAAATACGTTACGATTTAATTGTATGGCGTATCCACTTTTtgtcttcaaatattttattctttcgAAAGAGAGGTGTTTCTTCAATGAATGCCCAATTGTCTTTCTGTGATATAAAGGTAGGAGCATTGTTCACAAATATTTAAACaatgaatttaatatttgaacttAAAAGGAATTAAAATGAGAATTATGagaaaataattctaaaatTAGTCTTTTaaatatattcaacaaaaaagatTCCCTAATAATATATATGATTTTGTTTCTTGAtaattcgaataataataaattattaaatcaatCATAATCGATTTGAGTATTTTCTTTCGAGGAATATACAGAACATTTCAGGGTTGACTATGAAAGCTAATCCATTCAATTTAATATAGTTTCGTGTtaagttgaagaaaataattgattacaAATAGGAATTTAAGTATATCATTCAAAAAGATCCAATAGGATCTTGGTCTATCGATAAATAGTTACATATTTGATTATATATTCAATAGTTTTGGTCTTTGCTCCTtaaaatttaagaatatcaaaTAAATTAACCAGAATATCATCCTCTTCAAATAATAGATAGAAATCTAGCAATATGCAGATCTGCGTTGAGGTATAAATTGGATTTCTTTCAGTTTTCATTCGGAAATTTAGGGTAGATCATACCTTCAACTTTATACTTTAACCTAGGTCTTAGCAATAACTAGCTCAGTGATTTTCACTTAAAAACAGATTTTCTTCTCTTCCAAGTTTCAGCAcaataaataatatacaggtaataattcacatctaaaagtttcgttttttcgagaaattttttctatatcaCTACTGCTGGTTTGAGGTTCTTGTTCACTACATAAAAGGCGTGTTTCCTTCCAAAAACACCCCAGATGACGGCAATATTCTCAATGACCATGTTGAACGGTATGACGAAGAATGCCGCCACCAAACAGAGCATGAACCGAGCCAGACCTATGCGATAGATGGTGAAGGATTTGATGACGCCAAAGATGAACATGTACATGTTGACTGCTCCTATGAAAGCGCAGAAAAAGTCGACTAGAGGGTTGCACGGAATTGGATATCTGAAAAGGAGAATTCATTTCGTTAATACAGGAAGAAAATGTCTTATTATTAACAACATATCCAGTTtacatgatatttttttcagaattgtaaTATTTCCAATTGAATTTCGCGGAGAACATGATTAAAACTCAAAGACACCGTCAAGTCTTAAGcttgtatatttcaaaaatcgcCCCTGTATACTTTCTAAGCTGTCTAGCGGAAAAAACcacatggaccgaatttccatctgcgaatcactGCTGAATCGCTACAAAATCTACTCATTTTTGAAgcagttggtgactggtgatgaaaagtgacAATGTCAAGCAAAAAACGTCATGGTTGAAATGTGGTGGGCAGTGGCCAAGCTATGATTGACGGcagaaaggttttgctgtgtgtttggtgagattggcagggaattatctactatgagctgctcccctacggctCAAATGTTAACTCAGAACTGAACTGCttacaattggaccgtctgaagcaAGCGAttgcccagaagcggccagctttggccaataggagaagAATCGTGTTTCATCAGAACAACACCAGGCCACATACTTCGAAAGTGACTCGTCAAAAGCTCCAGGAGCTTGGTTGGAGGTCCGGACCTATCACCAACTGATTATCATCTGTTTCTgaccatggcgaacaattttgctgtgAAGAATTCGCTTCAACATAGGCTTTTGAAGATCGACAGCCTTAATTTTTTGTCAGTAGGGACGAGgccttctatgagagaggcgcaatgatattaccttcaaaatggcaaaaagttatcgaacaaaacagtGCATATTTGACCAAAATCGAATCAGCTTAACCATGGTAATTAAATCTTTGTTT is drawn from Harmonia axyridis chromosome 7, icHarAxyr1.1, whole genome shotgun sequence and contains these coding sequences:
- the LOC123684406 gene encoding transcription factor GAGA-like isoform X1, with amino-acid sequence MEKKSINEEKYSLKWNSHNSIITNNVLEHLTGEELCDVTLSCGGKFIKAHKLILSASSKYFKELFQVHKDRNPIIILANVQFEFIQCIVDYIYKGEMKLKSTEIEDILKLGNDLKIKGLQGVLNKNFQIPEKQVGKPLEKNEDLKKNPEYQEKQSPPENQLSESPISVDVVTRDTHTVLKTAHQKNGDAVKTKGTEKCIKQIGDSTVPPKKKRIIEVRNLPKDKQAPTILRPILPKLKSNEVMNAMKLINLPNPQAVAEPTNSQNISPRAHPKIQVLPALVPLLKEDLNATPKEGTGLPNHPKIDSQTVTNTTSHKRKLSDESPMLATETKPQSLKLTSAFMLFAEKHRPKVSSDYPDESIKEISLRLSRIWKNLTNNEKDSFYIAASEENEKRRKMMKT
- the LOC123684406 gene encoding transcription factor GAGA-like isoform X2, translated to MEKKSINEEKYSLKWNSHNSIITNNVLEHLTGEELCDVTLSCGGKFIKAHKLILSASSKYFKELFQVHKDRNPIIILANVQFEFIQCIVDYIYKGEMKLKSTEIEDILKLGNDLKIKGLQGVLNKNFQIPEKQVGKPLEKNEDLKKNPEYQEKQSPPENQLSESPISVDVVTRDTHTVLKTAHQKNGDAVKTKGTEKCIKQIGDSTVPPKKKRIIEVRNLPKDKQAPTILRPILPKLKSNEVMAVAEPTNSQNISPRAHPKIQVLPALVPLLKEDLNATPKEGTGLPNHPKIDSQTVTNTTSHKRKLSDESPMLATETKPQSLKLTSAFMLFAEKHRPKVSSDYPDESIKEISLRLSRIWKNLTNNEKDSFYIAASEENEKRRKMMKT